One window of Bacteroidota bacterium genomic DNA carries:
- a CDS encoding amidohydrolase family protein, producing MRRLSLLLLVLCTSVPATAQRAVTEETPLRPVTRTFALFNARVVQAPGQVLDNATVVIRDGLIEAVGSNVTIPFDAEVIEADSLTVYAGFIDALGYAGVAKPEAERPDIDNPDEPPRAVAGLTPDRDVRALLKVNDGRITQLRELGFTAAHVAPRDGFLAGRTALVLLAGDTPEAMVLRGDVAQLAQFDTAPGAYPATPMAIIARIREVMQQASDLGEAAASYAEEPAGRGRVGYDPVLDALATTVRGDQPVLFVVDDSNEAFRALKLSQDTGASVLLAGLANPTALADRMAEEGRPLLLSLDLPDALEDEDADSTASEPPHDATRTFSYESLDAETATLQSKRRAALERVESGARVLDSLGVAFAFALFDMKPGEIHGNLRRLIDAGLPEDAALAALTTDAAALLDLGATMGTVEAGKMANLVVTDGSYFDAESTVQMVFVDGHKFELATEAPPEGADPDAVVEAIGTWDYTADVSGQTSSGTFTLEGEADNLTGSITTDQLGTVTLDTVSLEGNVLTMVFSAEGMGRITGSGLIEGDTFTGTLELAGGDFTIPIEATRRPG from the coding sequence ATGCGTCGCCTGTCTCTCCTGCTCCTCGTGCTCTGCACCTCGGTCCCTGCGACCGCCCAGCGTGCCGTCACCGAGGAGACCCCGCTCCGCCCCGTCACGCGGACGTTTGCGCTGTTCAATGCCCGTGTTGTGCAGGCACCCGGACAGGTGTTGGACAACGCCACGGTCGTGATCCGCGATGGGCTCATCGAAGCCGTCGGCAGCAACGTCACCATCCCCTTCGACGCGGAGGTCATCGAAGCCGACTCCCTCACGGTCTACGCAGGCTTCATTGATGCGCTGGGCTACGCGGGTGTGGCGAAACCCGAGGCCGAGCGGCCTGACATCGACAACCCGGACGAGCCGCCACGGGCAGTCGCCGGGCTCACGCCAGACCGGGACGTACGGGCACTCCTGAAGGTCAACGACGGCCGGATCACCCAACTGCGAGAGCTCGGATTCACGGCGGCGCACGTTGCCCCCCGCGATGGGTTCCTAGCGGGCAGGACGGCGCTGGTCTTGCTCGCAGGTGACACCCCGGAAGCCATGGTGCTGCGCGGCGACGTGGCCCAGCTGGCGCAGTTCGACACGGCACCCGGCGCCTACCCTGCCACACCGATGGCGATCATCGCTCGCATTCGTGAGGTGATGCAGCAGGCCAGCGACCTGGGCGAAGCGGCCGCTTCGTACGCGGAAGAGCCGGCAGGACGAGGCCGCGTCGGCTACGACCCCGTCCTCGATGCGCTCGCCACGACGGTGCGCGGCGACCAGCCGGTCCTCTTCGTCGTGGACGACTCCAACGAAGCTTTCCGGGCGCTCAAGCTGTCGCAAGACACCGGCGCCAGCGTGCTTCTTGCTGGGCTCGCCAACCCGACGGCGCTCGCAGACCGGATGGCTGAAGAGGGCCGCCCACTTCTGTTGTCGCTCGACCTGCCTGACGCCCTGGAGGACGAGGACGCCGACTCAACAGCAAGCGAGCCGCCCCACGACGCCACCCGGACGTTTTCGTACGAGAGTCTCGACGCCGAAACCGCAACGCTCCAGTCCAAACGTCGCGCAGCGCTGGAGCGCGTTGAGAGCGGTGCCCGCGTTCTTGACAGTCTCGGCGTCGCTTTTGCGTTTGCCCTCTTCGACATGAAGCCTGGCGAGATACACGGCAACCTCCGGCGCCTGATCGATGCAGGGCTACCTGAAGACGCCGCGCTCGCTGCCCTTACCACGGACGCGGCTGCACTGCTAGATCTCGGCGCGACGATGGGAACCGTGGAGGCAGGCAAGATGGCCAACCTCGTCGTCACCGACGGCTCCTATTTCGACGCGGAGAGTACGGTGCAGATGGTGTTCGTGGACGGGCACAAGTTCGAACTCGCCACGGAGGCGCCGCCCGAGGGCGCCGACCCCGACGCCGTCGTTGAAGCCATTGGGACGTGGGACTACACCGCCGACGTCTCCGGCCAAACCTCCTCCGGCACCTTCACGCTTGAGGGCGAGGCCGACAACCTCACCGGCTCGATCACCACCGACCAACTCGGTACCGTCACGCTCGACACGGTGTCGCTGGAGGGCAACGTCCTCACGATGGTGTTCTCCGCCGAGGGCATGGGGCGCATCACCGGCAGCGGCCTCATTGAAGGCGACACCTTCACGGGCACCCTCGAACTCGCAGGCGGCGACTTCACGATCCCCATCGAAGCGACACGGCGGCCCGGGTGA
- a CDS encoding fasciclin domain-containing protein has translation MSKTPFYALLFACTLSLAACGDPPEPAAEDMADDTEMTDDDTMSGSTIVDLAGEAGLNTLAAAVGQAGLVETLNSAGPFTVFAPTDEAFGALPEGTLDSVMMDENREMLAGILTYHVLPMEAMSEGISGTLELETVNGATITVTKADDGTVTVTDAGGNTATVVTADVDASNGVVHVIDAVLMPPAGDAAE, from the coding sequence ATGTCGAAGACCCCCTTTTACGCACTCCTGTTTGCATGTACGCTGTCCCTGGCTGCCTGCGGTGATCCGCCCGAGCCGGCCGCCGAAGACATGGCCGACGACACCGAGATGACCGACGACGACACGATGTCGGGCTCCACGATCGTCGACCTGGCTGGCGAGGCTGGCCTCAACACCCTCGCCGCCGCGGTTGGGCAGGCAGGCCTCGTTGAAACGCTCAACAGCGCCGGCCCCTTCACCGTCTTTGCTCCCACCGACGAGGCCTTCGGTGCGCTTCCTGAAGGCACGCTCGACAGCGTCATGATGGACGAGAACCGTGAGATGCTCGCGGGCATCCTCACCTATCACGTTCTTCCGATGGAGGCCATGTCGGAAGGCATCTCCGGCACGCTGGAGCTCGAAACCGTAAACGGCGCCACGATCACCGTCACCAAGGCTGACGACGGTACGGTGACCGTCACGGACGCAGGCGGCAACACCGCCACGGTCGTCACGGCCGACGTGGATGCCTCCAACGGCGTTGTGCACGTCATCGACGCTGTGCTCATGCCGCCCGCCGGCGACGCGGCCGAATAA
- a CDS encoding CDP-alcohol phosphatidyltransferase family protein, which yields MRHLPNALTIGRIVVTPICLWLLWKGGFANQFWGATLFILAAITDYYDGKLARDLGVRSRLGQFLDPLADKILVLGGFFVFPFIEPINTGLFAAGAWLAWLAIVAVAVRDFAVTALRSYEEKQGRTLKTLKSAKAKTAWQLTFLISLQVFLVFSKVEEVAPGSFWTAFSSFFRALLESPFSLVFLWVTAMITVWTGAQYFLHREQEAI from the coding sequence ATGAGACATCTCCCCAACGCGCTTACCATCGGCCGGATCGTCGTCACGCCGATTTGCCTCTGGCTCTTGTGGAAGGGCGGCTTTGCAAACCAGTTTTGGGGCGCGACGCTGTTCATCCTCGCGGCCATCACCGACTACTACGACGGCAAGCTCGCGCGCGATCTCGGCGTGCGTTCTCGGCTCGGCCAATTCCTCGACCCGCTCGCGGACAAGATTCTGGTGCTGGGCGGGTTTTTCGTGTTCCCCTTCATCGAGCCGATCAACACGGGGCTGTTCGCTGCCGGCGCGTGGCTCGCGTGGCTCGCCATCGTCGCGGTCGCCGTGCGAGACTTCGCTGTGACGGCGCTTCGCAGCTACGAAGAGAAGCAGGGGCGCACGCTCAAGACGCTCAAGTCGGCGAAAGCGAAGACGGCGTGGCAGCTCACGTTTTTGATCTCGCTCCAGGTCTTCCTCGTGTTCTCGAAGGTCGAAGAGGTCGCACCTGGGAGCTTCTGGACGGCGTTCTCTAGCTTCTTCCGCGCGCTGCTCGAAAGCCCCTTTTCGCTCGTCTTTCTATGGGTCACGGCCATGATCACCGTCTGGACGGGGGCGCAGTACTTCCTCCACCGCGAACAAGAAGCGATCTGA
- the hisA gene encoding 1-(5-phosphoribosyl)-5-[(5-phosphoribosylamino)methylideneamino]imidazole-4-carboxamide isomerase, producing MLIIPAIDLRGGRCVRLRQGRYEDETIYFDDPVAMAKLWRVQNARVLHLVDLDAARARHGEDAEDDNVTTIGRIAAALDIPVQVGGGIRSLSDIDAMLERGVYRVILGTAAAKNPDLVSEAIDKHGCGRIVVGLDAKDGEVRIAGWEEGSGLDAVAFALDMEKRGVRRIVYTDIARDGMMKGPNLDAYRSLGQQLSRCRITASGGVGGYHDLLGLQALEPFGVDSVIVGRALYENAFPCQRFWCWNEKDGVDLDTFSTAKLKAIPTDEC from the coding sequence ATGCTCATCATCCCGGCCATCGATCTGCGAGGAGGACGCTGCGTGCGCCTCCGCCAAGGTCGATACGAAGACGAGACGATCTACTTCGACGACCCCGTCGCGATGGCGAAGCTGTGGCGCGTCCAGAATGCCCGTGTCCTGCACCTCGTAGACCTCGATGCAGCGCGTGCGCGCCACGGCGAGGACGCCGAGGACGACAACGTCACGACTATCGGGCGCATTGCTGCGGCCCTCGACATCCCCGTCCAGGTAGGCGGCGGCATCCGATCGCTTTCCGATATCGACGCGATGCTCGAACGCGGGGTGTATCGGGTCATCCTCGGTACGGCCGCCGCCAAGAATCCCGACCTCGTCTCGGAGGCCATCGACAAGCATGGATGTGGGCGGATCGTCGTCGGCCTCGACGCGAAGGACGGCGAGGTGCGCATTGCTGGTTGGGAGGAGGGCAGCGGCCTCGACGCCGTTGCGTTTGCGCTCGACATGGAGAAGCGTGGCGTCCGGCGCATCGTCTACACGGACATTGCTCGCGACGGCATGATGAAAGGGCCCAACCTCGACGCCTATCGGTCGCTGGGACAACAGCTCTCGCGCTGCCGGATCACCGCCTCGGGCGGCGTGGGTGGCTACCACGACCTGCTGGGCCTGCAAGCCCTCGAACCCTTCGGCGTCGACTCGGTCATCGTCGGGCGTGCGCTCTACGAGAACGCGTTCCCCTGTCAGCGCTTCTGGTGCTGGAACGAAAAAGACGGCGTCGACCTCGACACGTTTTCGACAGCCAAGCTCAAAGCAATTCCCACCGACGAATGCTGA
- a CDS encoding helix-turn-helix domain-containing protein has translation MRIQERTFSPREVADALGLGESTLKRWIDKGRLQSLRTAGGHRRVQIREIVQFVRNEQLEVLKPEALGLTEALGGSLPGREVPLNADRLYNMLTSGEAQQARSLLVAAYLRGASLAALCDTPVREALNRIGMLWNDASVEGRARNEARGIFIEHQATDLVAQAFGQIRSLMPDALEGAPVALGGAPASDPYLLPSQMAAAVLSDLGYQVINLGADTPARSLVEAARMHEPKLVWLSISTPVPSADLKAEVRALLSALPVGTSVIAGGRSRDGLHELEAESPHFYVRNSMTDLAEVARTLLESEEI, from the coding sequence GTGCGCATCCAGGAACGAACTTTCTCACCTCGCGAAGTGGCCGATGCCCTGGGTCTCGGCGAGTCTACGCTGAAGCGCTGGATCGACAAGGGGCGTCTGCAGTCGTTGAGGACAGCCGGGGGACATCGCCGCGTACAGATTCGTGAGATTGTCCAGTTTGTGCGAAACGAACAACTGGAGGTGCTCAAACCAGAAGCACTGGGGCTCACTGAGGCGCTCGGGGGTAGCCTGCCCGGCCGCGAAGTCCCGCTCAATGCCGACCGTCTGTACAACATGCTCACCTCCGGCGAAGCCCAACAGGCACGCAGTCTGCTTGTCGCCGCCTACCTCCGTGGCGCTTCGTTGGCTGCCCTGTGCGACACTCCTGTTCGCGAAGCCCTGAATCGAATCGGCATGCTATGGAACGATGCATCCGTCGAAGGTCGAGCGCGAAACGAAGCGCGCGGCATTTTCATCGAGCACCAGGCGACAGACCTTGTGGCCCAAGCGTTTGGCCAGATCCGTTCCCTCATGCCAGACGCTCTAGAAGGCGCGCCCGTGGCATTGGGTGGCGCACCAGCAAGTGACCCGTATCTACTGCCCTCCCAGATGGCTGCGGCAGTGTTGTCCGATCTGGGCTATCAGGTTATAAACCTTGGAGCGGATACGCCAGCGCGGTCGCTTGTGGAAGCTGCGCGCATGCATGAGCCGAAGTTGGTGTGGCTCTCGATATCCACGCCGGTACCGTCGGCAGACCTCAAAGCAGAAGTGCGTGCACTCCTATCGGCGCTCCCGGTGGGGACTAGCGTGATCGCGGGCGGGCGTTCTCGCGACGGTCTACACGAGTTGGAGGCCGAGTCGCCTCATTTTTACGTTCGCAACTCGATGACCGACCTCGCCGAAGTAGCGCGCACGCTGCTTGAATCTGAGGAGATTTAG
- a CDS encoding NAD-dependent epimerase/dehydratase family protein, whose amino-acid sequence MGRTVFVTGGTGFVGSHLVEELLGRGADEVRCLVRSRAKWLDGLPVRHIRGGLHDLGALLDGVQSAEEVYHVAGLTRAPNQEALDKANVAGTLNVLEAVRQAAPRVKRVVIVSSLAAVGPSAVHEGMAQPLDEAAPLSPISMYGRSKATMEWAVENWRAKHPDAPAITVVRPPAVYGPREADIFTMIQTANRGVFPIVGDGEAPALSLVQVRDLVRGIADLAESPLAQGETYFVGSEVAYSWSEIRDAVVGALGKRAVTLNVPTKLVAGVGAVVEKVAGVFGHYPPLNREKAEEARHAWICSVDKAKRHVGYAQQVGLDAGMRETVAWYRSEGWL is encoded by the coding sequence ATGGGCCGCACCGTTTTCGTTACCGGAGGCACGGGCTTCGTCGGCAGTCACCTTGTTGAAGAACTGCTCGGACGAGGGGCAGACGAAGTGCGTTGTCTCGTCCGCTCGCGCGCCAAGTGGCTGGACGGACTCCCCGTACGACACATCCGTGGGGGCTTGCACGACCTCGGCGCCTTGCTTGACGGCGTACAGAGCGCCGAGGAGGTCTACCACGTCGCCGGGCTCACGCGTGCGCCCAACCAGGAAGCCCTCGACAAGGCCAACGTGGCGGGCACGCTGAACGTCCTCGAAGCCGTGCGACAGGCTGCGCCGCGCGTGAAGCGTGTCGTGATCGTGAGCAGCCTCGCGGCGGTCGGCCCGAGCGCGGTGCATGAGGGAATGGCCCAGCCCCTCGATGAAGCCGCACCGCTCTCGCCAATCTCGATGTACGGCCGCAGCAAGGCGACGATGGAGTGGGCCGTCGAGAACTGGCGCGCGAAGCACCCAGACGCCCCAGCGATCACGGTCGTGCGCCCGCCAGCGGTGTACGGACCTCGGGAGGCTGACATCTTCACCATGATCCAGACGGCAAACCGCGGCGTGTTTCCCATCGTCGGGGATGGCGAGGCGCCCGCGTTGTCCCTCGTGCAGGTCCGCGACCTCGTCCGAGGCATCGCAGACTTGGCGGAGTCGCCCCTCGCGCAAGGGGAGACGTACTTCGTTGGGAGCGAGGTCGCCTACTCGTGGAGCGAGATTCGCGACGCGGTCGTCGGTGCCCTCGGAAAGCGGGCCGTGACGCTCAACGTGCCGACCAAGTTGGTAGCGGGCGTGGGTGCGGTCGTCGAGAAGGTGGCAGGGGTGTTCGGGCACTATCCGCCGCTCAACCGAGAGAAGGCCGAGGAGGCGCGTCACGCCTGGATCTGCTCCGTCGACAAAGCCAAGCGGCACGTGGGCTATGCCCAGCAGGTCGGGCTCGATGCAGGCATGCGAGAAACCGTCGCCTGGTATCGGTCGGAAGGCTGGTTGTAG
- the hisH gene encoding imidazole glycerol phosphate synthase subunit HisH, giving the protein MLLLLDYGIGNVRSLEKAFLAAGHNPVRSDDPALVARAERIVLPGVGAFGACADEIRRRSLWTPIGAAVAAGTPLLGVCVGMQLLFEASEELGEHQGFGFLPGRVVRFPNATENGQALKVPHMGWNALRPARSHPLLEGEDGRPLSGSDADSYFYFVHSFHAAPSEPADVLGWTHYGAAFPAVVQRGHVMGVQFHPEKSQRAGLHLLDRFATLEPAPVA; this is encoded by the coding sequence ATGCTTCTCCTCCTCGACTACGGCATCGGCAACGTCCGCTCGTTAGAAAAGGCGTTTCTGGCTGCTGGCCACAATCCAGTGCGGTCAGACGACCCTGCTCTCGTAGCGCGTGCTGAGCGGATTGTGCTTCCTGGCGTGGGCGCGTTCGGTGCGTGCGCCGACGAGATCCGCCGCCGCAGCCTCTGGACCCCGATCGGAGCCGCCGTTGCTGCTGGGACGCCCCTGCTCGGCGTCTGCGTCGGCATGCAATTGCTCTTCGAGGCCAGCGAAGAGCTCGGCGAACACCAGGGCTTCGGCTTCCTACCCGGCCGTGTGGTGCGTTTCCCGAATGCTACCGAGAACGGCCAGGCCTTGAAGGTCCCGCACATGGGCTGGAACGCGCTGCGCCCCGCACGGTCCCACCCCCTGCTTGAGGGCGAGGACGGACGCCCCCTTTCCGGCTCCGACGCCGACTCCTACTTCTACTTCGTGCACTCTTTCCACGCGGCGCCATCCGAACCGGCCGACGTGCTCGGTTGGACGCACTACGGCGCAGCGTTTCCCGCCGTCGTCCAGCGAGGTCACGTCATGGGCGTCCAGTTCCACCCCGAAAAGAGCCAGCGGGCCGGGCTGCATCTGCTGGACCGCTTCGCCACGCTAGAACCCGCCCCCGTCGCCTAG
- the pyrE gene encoding orotate phosphoribosyltransferase has translation MSNRDRELTRTLAADLLRIGAVALRPNEPFTWASGRKAPVYCDNRLTLSYPDVRLMITEGLLAHTEANFYEAVDVIAGTATAGIPQAALLAERLDLPMAYVRGQAKGHGKENRIEGRIEPGQRVIVIEDLISTGGSSLSAAEAVRGAGAEPVAVFSIFTYGFEVAQRAFDAAGIRLVTLTDFDTLIGVAVETGSLTDEEVLILLNWRADAAAWSRVHGGA, from the coding sequence ATGTCCAACCGCGACCGAGAACTTACTCGTACCCTGGCCGCTGACCTCTTGCGCATTGGGGCCGTGGCACTCCGCCCCAACGAGCCGTTTACCTGGGCGTCGGGACGCAAGGCCCCCGTCTACTGTGACAACCGCCTGACGCTGTCCTACCCCGATGTGCGGTTGATGATTACGGAGGGCTTGCTCGCTCACACCGAGGCCAATTTCTACGAGGCCGTGGACGTAATCGCTGGCACCGCGACTGCCGGGATTCCCCAGGCCGCACTGCTCGCGGAGCGGCTCGATTTGCCAATGGCCTACGTGCGTGGACAGGCAAAAGGACACGGCAAAGAAAACCGCATCGAGGGGCGCATCGAGCCCGGACAACGGGTGATCGTCATCGAAGACTTGATCTCGACCGGCGGGTCGAGCTTGTCCGCCGCCGAGGCGGTCCGCGGCGCTGGGGCCGAGCCCGTTGCCGTGTTCTCGATCTTCACCTACGGCTTCGAGGTGGCCCAGAGGGCGTTCGACGCGGCCGGCATCCGGCTCGTCACGCTCACTGACTTCGACACGCTCATCGGGGTAGCCGTCGAGACGGGGTCGCTCACCGACGAGGAGGTGCTGATCTTGCTGAACTGGCGCGCTGATGCGGCGGCCTGGAGCCGCGTCCACGGCGGAGCCTAG
- the hisF gene encoding imidazole glycerol phosphate synthase subunit HisF gives MLTKRIIPCLDVHDGRVVKGVQFVDLVDAGDPVEQARFYDAAGADELVFLDITATHEGRDTMHDVVRRTADQVFIPLTVGGGIRTVDDMRAMLAAGADKVSINSAALRDPELITRGASAFGAQCIVVAIDAKRTGATDSGWEVFTHGGRKPIGKDAVAWAVEVERRGAGELLVTSMDRDGTKDGYDRALLREISTRVSIPVIASGGAGTLEHLAEGLAVADAVLAASIFHFRTFSIDEAKSHLAARGIPVRPVAPPISAAP, from the coding sequence ATGCTGACCAAGCGCATCATCCCGTGCCTCGACGTCCACGACGGCCGTGTCGTGAAGGGCGTCCAGTTCGTCGATCTCGTCGACGCGGGCGACCCGGTGGAGCAAGCCCGGTTCTACGACGCCGCCGGCGCCGACGAACTCGTCTTCCTGGATATCACCGCGACTCACGAGGGTCGCGACACGATGCATGACGTCGTGCGCCGCACTGCCGACCAGGTATTTATCCCGTTGACCGTTGGCGGCGGCATCCGCACCGTGGACGACATGCGCGCCATGCTTGCTGCCGGTGCGGATAAGGTGTCGATCAATTCGGCGGCCCTTCGCGACCCGGAACTCATCACCCGCGGCGCCTCGGCGTTTGGCGCGCAGTGCATCGTTGTGGCCATCGACGCGAAGCGCACAGGCGCCACCGATTCCGGCTGGGAAGTGTTCACGCATGGAGGACGCAAGCCCATTGGGAAAGACGCCGTCGCCTGGGCCGTGGAGGTCGAGCGACGTGGCGCAGGCGAGTTGCTCGTGACGAGCATGGACCGCGACGGTACGAAAGACGGCTACGACCGCGCACTCCTGCGCGAGATCAGCACCCGCGTCTCCATCCCTGTCATTGCCTCGGGCGGTGCGGGCACGTTGGAGCACCTCGCCGAAGGTCTCGCCGTGGCCGACGCTGTCCTCGCTGCCTCCATCTTCCATTTCCGCACGTTTTCAATCGACGAGGCGAAATCCCACCTCGCTGCTCGTGGCATCCCCGTCCGTCCCGTCGCCCCGCCCATTTCCGCTGCACCATGA
- a CDS encoding histidine phosphatase family protein: MRLYLMRHGPAVAMHPDGDPARPLSDHGAALVGRLAPAFASTVADAPPSALLTSNYTRAKQTGAIMGDALSLTPEVTTLIHPHCGISDLEMVWDIYNRPDAWMVIGHQPAFGELVRLLTHSHVAMRPGTIAVIEAPAVRLKTGYLVALYPPEALAAFSTAGG; encoded by the coding sequence ATGCGCCTCTACCTCATGCGCCACGGTCCGGCCGTAGCGATGCACCCCGACGGAGATCCCGCCCGCCCGCTGTCCGACCACGGTGCGGCCCTCGTCGGGCGTCTCGCGCCCGCGTTTGCGAGCACGGTCGCGGACGCCCCACCGTCTGCGTTGCTCACCAGTAACTACACCCGCGCGAAACAGACGGGAGCGATTATGGGCGATGCGCTGAGCCTCACGCCTGAGGTGACCACGCTCATCCACCCGCATTGCGGCATCTCGGACTTGGAGATGGTGTGGGACATCTACAACCGGCCGGACGCGTGGATGGTGATTGGGCACCAACCTGCCTTCGGCGAACTCGTGCGCCTCCTCACTCACAGCCACGTCGCCATGCGCCCGGGTACGATCGCGGTGATCGAGGCCCCCGCTGTGCGCCTAAAGACCGGCTATCTCGTCGCCCTCTACCCACCCGAAGCGCTGGCCGCCTTCTCCACAGCCGGTGGCTGA
- a CDS encoding SDR family oxidoreductase, which yields MADTPVYAILGATGGIGSALTRSLAATGARLALGARSVDKLRDLAGETGAAAYTLDATQLTGVESFVQSVLDQYGRLDGIANCVGSIILKPAHLTSAEEFEETLKLNLHSAFYVVKTCTKVMQKQKSGSIVLVSSIAAHYGLQNHEAIAAAKGGVASLVRAAAASYAHRGVRVNAVSPGLVRTPMAARLTASEQAEKQSASMHPLGRIGEPEDVAPMIHHLLDAEKSGWITGQVISVDGGFATVKPR from the coding sequence ATGGCTGACACCCCTGTCTACGCGATCCTTGGTGCCACCGGTGGCATCGGCTCCGCCCTCACCCGCTCTCTCGCGGCGACCGGCGCCCGTCTCGCGCTCGGTGCCCGCTCCGTCGACAAGCTGCGCGATCTTGCTGGCGAAACAGGCGCCGCTGCCTACACCCTCGACGCGACTCAACTCACGGGCGTCGAGAGCTTCGTCCAGAGCGTACTCGACCAGTATGGCCGCCTCGATGGGATCGCCAACTGCGTAGGCTCAATCATCCTGAAACCCGCGCACCTCACCTCTGCGGAGGAGTTCGAGGAGACGCTCAAGCTCAACCTACACTCGGCGTTCTATGTCGTGAAGACCTGCACCAAGGTGATGCAGAAGCAAAAGAGCGGCTCCATCGTGCTCGTGTCCTCGATTGCGGCGCACTACGGCTTGCAAAACCACGAGGCGATTGCGGCCGCGAAGGGCGGCGTGGCGTCACTCGTGCGCGCGGCGGCGGCGAGCTATGCCCACCGCGGCGTTCGTGTCAATGCCGTGTCGCCGGGCCTCGTCCGCACCCCGATGGCGGCCCGTCTCACCGCGTCTGAGCAAGCCGAGAAGCAGTCGGCAAGCATGCACCCACTGGGGCGCATCGGCGAGCCTGAGGATGTCGCGCCCATGATTCATCATCTTCTCGATGCAGAAAAGAGCGGCTGGATCACAGGCCAAGTCATCTCCGTCGATGGCGGCTTTGCCACCGTGAAGCCCCGATAG
- a CDS encoding amidohydrolase family protein, with amino-acid sequence MRLLFSLLLCSFGAPVFGQSVLPPPDARGDVLIRNATVLTVTNGTVEDADVLVREGVIAELGTDLDAPRGVRVIDAAGQFLMPGIIDAHSHLGISSVNEWTAPVTAEVDVGDVVNPLDLGIYRALAGGVTVSHAMHGSANVIGGQNETLKHRWGTFDPEALKMEGAPPTIKFALGENPIRVHGRGNDIRPLSRMGVEQVFRSAFSEAERYAEARAAYLASVEEGTPTTLVPFDDRLEALAGVLASDILIHTHSYRADEILMLMDVLADFGVDRITFQHVNEGFKVAPELAEFGAGASIFSDWYAYKFEVYYSTAYNAAVLTRNGVRTSINSDSRELIRHLYHEAAKAQRYGGLTDDEALALITINPAWQLGIDDRVGSIEVGKDADLTLFDGHPLSVYAIPTHTIVDGIVRFDRDADPDDMRLAIDPAVPVDEVTLYATSHHLHFTSNGIEMHTHGCMQGVEQRFNNVFGR; translated from the coding sequence ATGCGCCTGCTCTTCTCTCTGCTCCTCTGTTCCTTCGGCGCCCCTGTATTCGGCCAGTCTGTGCTGCCGCCGCCCGACGCACGGGGCGACGTGCTCATCCGCAACGCGACGGTGCTCACCGTTACGAATGGCACGGTAGAAGACGCCGATGTCTTGGTGCGCGAGGGCGTCATCGCTGAGCTCGGGACGGACCTCGACGCACCACGCGGCGTGCGCGTGATCGACGCGGCAGGACAGTTCCTTATGCCCGGGATCATCGACGCGCACTCTCACCTCGGCATCTCGTCAGTGAACGAATGGACAGCTCCGGTCACGGCAGAAGTGGACGTGGGCGACGTCGTCAACCCGCTCGATCTAGGCATCTACCGGGCCCTTGCAGGTGGCGTCACGGTCAGCCACGCGATGCACGGTTCCGCCAACGTGATCGGGGGGCAGAACGAGACGCTCAAGCACCGCTGGGGCACTTTTGACCCCGAGGCGCTCAAGATGGAAGGAGCGCCGCCCACAATCAAGTTTGCCCTCGGCGAAAACCCGATCCGGGTGCACGGTCGGGGCAACGACATCCGACCACTCAGCCGCATGGGCGTCGAGCAGGTCTTCCGGAGCGCATTCTCCGAGGCGGAGCGCTACGCCGAGGCGCGCGCCGCGTATCTCGCGTCCGTCGAAGAAGGAACACCCACAACGCTCGTCCCTTTCGACGACCGGCTCGAAGCGCTCGCCGGCGTCCTTGCGAGCGACATCCTGATCCACACGCACAGCTACCGCGCTGACGAGATCCTGATGCTCATGGATGTGCTCGCCGATTTCGGCGTGGACCGGATCACGTTCCAGCACGTCAACGAGGGCTTCAAGGTCGCTCCCGAACTTGCTGAGTTCGGCGCAGGCGCCTCTATTTTTTCGGATTGGTATGCCTACAAGTTCGAGGTCTACTACTCCACCGCCTACAACGCTGCCGTGCTCACCCGCAACGGCGTCCGCACGTCGATCAACTCCGACTCGCGCGAGCTCATCCGGCATCTCTACCACGAGGCGGCCAAGGCGCAGCGCTACGGGGGACTGACGGACGACGAGGCGCTTGCGCTCATCACGATCAATCCCGCCTGGCAGCTTGGCATCGACGACCGCGTGGGCTCCATCGAAGTCGGCAAGGACGCCGACCTGACGCTTTTCGACGGCCACCCACTCAGCGTCTATGCGATCCCGACGCACACTATCGTTGACGGTATCGTTCGCTTCGACCGCGACGCAGACCCCGACGACATGCGCTTAGCCATCGACCCCGCCGTACCTGTGGACGAGGTGACGCTCTACGCCACGAGCCACCACCTGCACTTCACCAGCAATGGCATCGAGATGCACACGCACGGGTGCATGCAGGGGGTCGAGCAACGCTTCAACAACGTGTTCGGGCGCTAG